In Siniperca chuatsi isolate FFG_IHB_CAS linkage group LG24, ASM2008510v1, whole genome shotgun sequence, the DNA window ATTAGTGGATCACCTTTTACATATGCCTTTCACAAGGCCACCTTATTGTAACATTTAAAAGTTTATAATTAGATTCTTTAACATTTATTAGTCTTTTCATGGTTAACAGTCACCATTTCATCTACACCAGTCTTGACTACATCTCAGAGCTGATGTATTCCCATTTCTTAATCAGGACACCTGTTTTTCACTGCTTAGTTTGATGTCAAAATGGTGGATAAAATGGTCCAATAATTTTTACAAGAGGAGTAAATTACTGTGAACTTAATTGTCATTCAgatatctacacacacacacatactagcACACATAGTGACGCACAACAATACACAGCCCATCCCGCAGTATTAAAGCAGAGGAGGATAGTCCGGTATCCTGGAGCACCCACAGTCCCTCACCTGCTAGTTTGGGTAACCAATCATGCATCAGCACCGTCTCCCATCGAAACAACCGCATGGTTCTTTGAAGTGAAATTTAATTATTGCTGCGGCACTTCTCCACGaacactgcatgtgtgtgtctcacagtCTGTATGGTGTCTTATGCCTCTGTCACTTGTGCCTCTGAGCATgagtgcgtgtgcgtgtgtgttagcATACACCTATCAAAACTCCCTCTGGTGAACATGACAGAATAGATGGGGAGAACGAACAAGCTGCTCAACCCTTCTTTCATCTTCTCCCCCTTTTTACTGCCTGAAAACTCAGCTCTGACACATCTTacgctgtgtgtgtatgtgtgtgagagacatcGTTACATATTTCATGCTGCTGATGATTATAGGAGTTATCATTCTGTTTGCATCCAAGCGTCTGACAAAGCAGCACTTGCGTGTGAAGAATAGCAGGCATGTGTTTGTCTGGTTTGGTTGAATGCTGTGACATATTTGGAAGCAGCTTTGATGACTTGACAGATTGTATGAGGGTATGACATGCtggtgtgtgtgctttcatttaaatgtgttaTTCTACTCTTTGAAGCTCACACTGACtaatggttgtgtgtgtatatcttgGTGAATGATGTGCCAGCGTTGTTGTTTaccataatgtgtgtgtgttgtgtttgtttttctcatgaaGCTATCCTCAGCAAGCATCCAGCACCTGTGTCTTGTCTCCACCACTGATGGAGACAGATAGAGAGCTGGAAACACTGCAGCAGGATATGAAATATGCTAATGAACAAACATAATAATAacccatcatcacacacacggaagaaagaaaatgaaaaacttttCAAAGGATTTTGTCTTTTTACGACATTGTTTCGAGACAAAATTGAAATTCTCTTATTCTCCAACATTCCTGTTCCTGGGTCCCAGATTGGGACCTATTTGATTGGATCTGGCATCTCCTCAAAATCTGTTAATAAATTTAGTGTAATATTTGTTATCTGTTCTGTCACTTTTATTTCTCATTGAAGTCACTCGTAAATCTCTTGTTTGCCTATTTTGGATTGTTATAATTCACAAAGGCAGACTCAAACGCAgactcagacacagagaggtgaGTTAGAGATAAGGGGGATTTATTGTACAGTTCACCAGAGTTTTGATAGGATTGAGGGAAGGAAGCCAGAGGACGGAGACCGAGGGGTGAGAGAGGAGCCGTGGGTTGATGAGGTATGGCTAGGGTCCAAGTCCGGAGGTATGTGTGGCTGTGTAGCTGAAACCAAGCGAGGCTGGCTGGCAGAGTTGCTGggggaggcagacagacagatcctgaGCACAAGGAGAGCAAGGTTAGCACAGTTCAAAACACAAGCAAGCAACTAGAATGATATTCTAGTAACCGAGGACGTGAACTACCACATGGGTTGAAAACAACAATCTGGTGATGAGTGGAAGAAAGACCAGGGTTGATATACTGCAGCGCTTGATTAGTGGATGAGTTGCAGGTGTGTGGCTTGGAGCAGGAGGTGTTTTTTGGTGATGAGTCTGGAGCCCGTGGCGAGAGGGAGTGCCACACccacaacacagagagaaacagacagagacaacagagaaactCTAAGGTTACGGGACAGACCTTAACATGgatgcatttttaatgtgatttttttttttttttacagagagagaggtcaggTCACAAAGTGACGCCTGAAGTGTGTGACTTTTGTGAGCTAATGTTACTGCGATTTGAATTAGGATACCCTCAGCAACAAGGGGGAAACTGGTAAAATGTCCACAAGACAATCAAATTTGTTGAATTGCTTTAAACCAGTAGGTCAACTTCTTCTACAGAAGAAGTTAAAAGGGTTGTTTGTTTTAGATATGGTATAATTCCATCAGCATAGTCCAAGTCCATTATTAAACCTGTTCCAAAGTCATCGAAGAACTACCCCAGAATACCCCTTAATTATAGGGGCATCAGCCTTCTTAGTACAGCTTTTAACATTGTATTCTAATATACTGAACAACAGGCTCACACAGTATTTAGAAATGGTACAGTATCTTGTTGATGAGCAGAATGGATTTAGAAAGAAACAAGCCCGTATCAATCATATACATTCAATATCAACTGTCATTAGGCCTTTGACTGGATAAATAGAGATTTCCTTGCCTTTAAACTTATGGAAGCTTTTACTGGCTGAGTCTGAGTCTGACCTacagaatattattattattaaatgtggttagtttgtggtgttggtggtgatTAGCGATAAATCagagtaaaacacaaaaaatgcatttcagaaaGAAACATAGTTTTGGCTCAGTCACTTTAGAATATGTTATGTGCATATACTTGGGGTTTTCCTTTGATTTCCCTTGATTTCTGACTTATGGTTGGAATTGGGTCCCTTGTTGACTGTGCTGGGAGAGTGCTATGATCAGTCATTAACAAAGTGAAATTGTGTAATGATCTTGGCTATTCAACATCAACAAACTTTACGATACATGTGTCTCCCCTATACTGAGCTATGCTGCAGGGGTGTGGGGCTTAAAATAATCTAAAACTGTAGATACCCTACAGAATAGAGGTTTTCTGGGGGTTCATAGATTTGCTCCCATTCTATCAATTCAGGGAGACATGGGCTGGATACCAGGATCAGTACAACgaaaatgtgaaatgatccAGCTGTG includes these proteins:
- the LOC122872303 gene encoding uncharacterized protein LOC122872303 isoform X2 codes for the protein MSVAAAAGAAAAACVARWTNAAPVSTAAAAHRRSPPFTALTSRFQGIISRCHRVLEGERRTERKPEHEKYRGPQPKFKDFLTSHQPNSVKFDSSPKNTSCSKPHTCNSSTNQALQYINPGLSSTHHQIVVFNPCATLPASLAWFQLHSHTYLRTWTLAIPHQPTAPLSPLGLRPLASFPQSYQNSGELYNKSPLSLTHLSVSESAFESAFVNYNNPK
- the LOC122872303 gene encoding uncharacterized protein LOC122872303 isoform X1; amino-acid sequence: MSVAAAAGAAAAACVARWTNAAPVSTAAAAHRRSPPFTALTSRFQGIISRCHRVLEGERRTERKPEHEKYRGPQPKFKDFLTSHQPNSVKFDSSPKNTSCSKPHTCNSSTNQALQYINPGLSSTHHQIVVFNPCGSVCLPPPATLPASLAWFQLHSHTYLRTWTLAIPHQPTAPLSPLGLRPLASFPQSYQNSGELYNKSPLSLTHLSVSESAFESAFVNYNNPK